In one window of Tellurirhabdus rosea DNA:
- a CDS encoding AAA family ATPase → MKIRQIRFRNINSFYGEHPPIQFLEGPLGSTGLFVIAGPTGAGKSTLLDVITLALFNRIPRVSGAISLANIENEGLLVNQQAAKEPKATAYAEVEYEVGGNAYRSRWSITRNRNGNWNNYEMEVARLKEGSEEGELFPIKNLRDFPAKNEELIGLTYEQFVRSIVLAQGAFDQFLKARAGDRSKMLEKITGTEIYRLLSQKAHEINRDYTLVLQDKRKDLAAIQVLPDEEVDQLKTEQKKLDARIKDLTKQILFFTEEEKLLTRIEEAEQTLKRLDDRQALLETSQVTFAEDARRLGQHETVADLATPLSDLLHAETNRDRESRRATDARQLRTELEKEMTRLLDEARTLTRNEALSQETFMQELNDFRERVQRLTQRIQDSHDAARKPLLAIREALETAKDPWIRALDPADLEEAAAQVSEQYQRIGVELVQFEQEYPLLNSGNIRQEMARLVEQETTLGNLYHALKEQQDRLGDGQTLNARIQNQKELLERESPNLDALALEVAALEQRKKELEQRKIRLAQEANLEELRKALQDGEPCPLCGSLDHPYAQHYINETGKLELQLQLVASDWSKKKSQYDALNKALSTADGEYKALVQQRDELRTLYSQKRSEINRQLETLALDPALSPTEVQSQIKSVQHQRGVFSNVQALWEQDTLLRNLKTGFEQLQNHQQELQQLTAEKNALFAGDAIKTVCERMADRFGNIQKNLSGQDEVLKNAQTAFTGFEDECRQLTGSLRSLLLERGFADPAAARAALLDSVAVQHLREKKAELEKEAAELAAKRRDELQKRTEALQARQSERSPDEVLEQLALLKKEESKSREQVGYFKHMLEVDREKRRKQKKYSEDLTKLEGQARPWQELNRLIGSAKGDEYSKFAQSLTLSQLIGLANQRLRDLTDRYALLKPHDGQEELYVMDLYQGGTERSVSSLSGGETFTLSLALALGLSDLASQNVQIDSLFIDEGFGTLDPETLDTAIVMLEKLQQDSQKTIGIISHRHEIKERISVQVQVEKGNDGNSRISVKS, encoded by the coding sequence TTCGTAACATCAATTCTTTTTACGGAGAACACCCCCCGATTCAATTTCTGGAAGGTCCGCTGGGCAGCACCGGGCTGTTTGTCATCGCCGGCCCGACCGGAGCGGGCAAATCGACGCTGCTGGACGTGATTACGCTGGCCCTGTTCAACCGGATTCCGCGGGTTTCGGGCGCTATTTCGCTGGCTAATATTGAAAACGAAGGGTTGCTGGTCAACCAGCAGGCGGCGAAGGAACCCAAAGCCACGGCGTATGCCGAGGTGGAATACGAAGTCGGTGGCAACGCCTACCGTTCGCGCTGGTCGATTACCAGAAACCGCAACGGCAACTGGAACAACTACGAAATGGAAGTCGCCCGCCTGAAGGAAGGCAGTGAGGAAGGCGAGTTGTTTCCCATCAAAAACCTCCGGGATTTTCCGGCCAAAAACGAAGAGCTGATCGGACTGACCTACGAGCAGTTTGTCCGTTCCATCGTGCTGGCGCAGGGCGCTTTCGACCAGTTTCTGAAAGCCCGCGCCGGCGACCGCAGCAAAATGCTCGAAAAAATCACCGGGACGGAAATCTACCGGCTGCTGAGTCAGAAAGCGCATGAGATCAACCGGGATTATACCCTTGTGCTTCAGGACAAACGGAAGGATCTGGCCGCCATTCAGGTGTTGCCCGACGAAGAGGTAGACCAGTTGAAGACCGAACAGAAAAAGCTCGACGCCCGCATTAAAGACCTGACCAAACAGATTCTCTTTTTTACCGAAGAAGAAAAACTGCTGACCCGAATCGAAGAAGCCGAACAAACGCTTAAACGGCTCGACGACCGGCAGGCCCTTCTTGAAACGAGCCAGGTTACGTTTGCGGAAGACGCGCGGCGGCTCGGACAACACGAAACGGTGGCCGACCTGGCAACCCCGCTTTCGGACCTGCTCCACGCGGAAACGAACCGCGACCGCGAATCCCGGCGGGCGACCGACGCCCGGCAGCTCCGGACCGAACTGGAGAAAGAGATGACCCGGCTGCTGGACGAGGCCCGGACGCTGACCCGCAACGAAGCCCTTTCGCAGGAGACGTTCATGCAGGAGCTAAACGACTTCCGTGAACGCGTTCAGCGGCTGACGCAGAGGATTCAGGACAGCCACGATGCTGCCCGGAAACCGCTTCTGGCCATCCGGGAAGCCCTTGAAACGGCGAAGGACCCGTGGATACGCGCCCTCGATCCGGCCGATCTGGAGGAAGCCGCCGCGCAGGTGTCCGAACAATACCAGCGTATCGGCGTCGAACTGGTGCAGTTTGAACAGGAATATCCCCTGCTCAACAGCGGCAACATCCGGCAGGAAATGGCCCGGCTGGTCGAGCAGGAAACCACGCTGGGCAACCTCTACCACGCGCTCAAAGAACAGCAGGACCGGCTGGGCGACGGACAAACCCTGAATGCCCGGATTCAGAACCAGAAAGAACTGCTGGAACGGGAAAGTCCAAATCTGGATGCGCTGGCGCTGGAAGTGGCAGCACTGGAACAGCGCAAAAAAGAACTGGAACAGCGTAAAATCCGGCTGGCTCAGGAAGCGAACCTCGAAGAACTCCGCAAGGCTCTGCAGGACGGCGAGCCCTGCCCGCTCTGCGGCTCCCTCGACCATCCGTACGCCCAGCATTACATCAACGAAACCGGCAAACTGGAGCTTCAGCTGCAACTGGTCGCCAGCGACTGGAGCAAGAAGAAAAGCCAGTACGACGCGCTCAACAAAGCCCTCAGCACGGCAGACGGCGAGTACAAAGCGCTGGTCCAACAGCGGGACGAACTGCGGACGCTGTATTCGCAGAAGCGGTCAGAGATCAACCGGCAGCTGGAAACTCTGGCGCTCGACCCGGCGCTTTCGCCCACGGAAGTGCAGAGCCAGATCAAGTCGGTTCAGCACCAGCGCGGCGTGTTCTCCAACGTGCAGGCCCTGTGGGAACAGGACACCCTGCTCCGGAATCTGAAAACGGGTTTTGAGCAGTTGCAGAACCACCAGCAGGAACTCCAGCAGTTGACGGCCGAGAAGAACGCCCTTTTTGCCGGAGATGCCATCAAAACCGTCTGCGAACGGATGGCCGACCGGTTCGGCAACATTCAGAAAAACCTTTCCGGACAGGACGAAGTGCTCAAAAATGCCCAAACGGCTTTCACGGGCTTTGAGGACGAATGCCGCCAGTTGACGGGCAGCCTGCGGTCGCTGCTGCTGGAACGCGGCTTTGCGGACCCTGCCGCGGCCCGCGCCGCCCTGCTGGACTCCGTCGCGGTTCAGCACCTGCGGGAGAAAAAAGCAGAACTCGAAAAAGAAGCGGCCGAACTGGCGGCCAAACGCCGGGACGAACTGCAGAAACGCACCGAAGCACTCCAGGCCCGGCAGTCGGAACGGAGCCCGGACGAAGTGCTGGAGCAACTGGCGCTGCTGAAAAAGGAAGAGTCCAAAAGCCGGGAACAGGTCGGGTACTTCAAGCACATGCTGGAGGTGGACCGGGAAAAACGGCGGAAGCAGAAAAAATATTCCGAAGACCTGACGAAGCTCGAAGGACAGGCCCGTCCGTGGCAGGAACTCAACCGCCTCATCGGCAGTGCCAAAGGCGACGAATACAGCAAATTTGCCCAGAGCCTGACGCTTTCCCAACTCATCGGCCTGGCCAACCAGCGCCTCCGCGACCTGACCGACCGCTACGCCCTGCTCAAACCGCACGACGGGCAGGAGGAATTGTACGTCATGGACCTCTACCAGGGCGGCACCGAACGGTCCGTTTCCAGCCTGTCGGGCGGAGAGACCTTCACGCTCAGTCTGGCGCTCGCCCTCGGGCTGTCGGACCTCGCCTCGCAGAACGTGCAGATCGACAGTCTGTTCATCGACGAAGGTTTTGGAACACTCGACCCCGAAACGCTCGATACGGCCATCGTCATGCTCGAAAAACTGCAGCAGGATAGTCAGAAAACCATCGGCATCATCTCGCACCGCCACGAAATCAAGGAACGCATCAGCGTACAGGTGCAGGTGGAAAAAGGCAACGACGGCAACAGCCGGATTTCAGTTAAGAGTTAA